The following proteins are encoded in a genomic region of Arcobacter cloacae:
- a CDS encoding ribonucleoside-diphosphate reductase subunit alpha — translation MGIMIKKRNGRKEILDITKIQKMTIDATSDLEGVSQSELELDAQIKFIDGMSSSDIQDALIKTAVEKIDIDVPNWTFVAARLFVFDLYHRVGKATHGIKGEPYCHLKDYLKYGKDAGRLIPSLGDGYDLDELNSYIDPKRDFLFNYLGIKTLYDRYLIKNNQGDPIELPQHMFMAIAMFLAQNETNKQECAKEFYDVISKFEVMLATPTLSNARTNRHQLSSCYIGSSPDNIEGIFDGYKEMALLSKFGGGIGWDWTQIRALGGVIDNHKSAAGGTVPFLKITNDIALAVDQLGTRKGAIAVYLEPWHMDIVDFIDLKKNSGEERRRAHDLFPALWITDLFMERVLEDSYWTLFDPYEVKDLSECYGDEFKAKYIAYENDETITKNTMKAKDLWKKVLTSYFESGSPFLCFKDTANKANPNSHVGHIRSSNLCTEIFQNTNPNHYLIKLEFEDGMIETYEEEDLIVVDGGITKKANKVSALDSINGKKVFIVEKEKIDGDTAVCNLASVNLSRINTKEDIQRVVPIAIRMLDNVIDLNFYPLRKVKATNMKSRSIGLGVMGEAEMLAEYKLAWGSNEHFKMIDSIMEAISYNAIKSSSDLAIEKGIYPTFEGSKWSQGIMPHDHAPQAVNALVNKDLFDTGYDWDSLREKVKKDGMRNGYLMAVAPTSSISILVGTTQAIEPVYKRKWFEENLSGLIPVVVPKLSPETWNYYTPAFEIDQLQVIKAAAIRQKWIDQGQSTNIFMSLDKASGKYLHEIYTLAWKLGLKSTYYLRSQSPEAKNDVEDRSMECAGCQ, via the coding sequence ATGGGAATTATGATAAAAAAAAGAAATGGTCGTAAAGAGATTTTAGATATTACTAAAATTCAAAAAATGACTATTGATGCAACTTCTGATTTAGAAGGTGTTAGTCAAAGTGAACTTGAACTTGATGCACAAATTAAGTTTATTGATGGAATGAGTTCATCTGATATTCAAGATGCACTTATTAAAACAGCAGTTGAAAAAATAGATATCGACGTTCCAAATTGGACTTTTGTAGCTGCTCGTCTTTTTGTTTTTGACTTATACCATAGAGTTGGAAAAGCAACTCATGGAATCAAAGGTGAGCCGTATTGTCATTTAAAAGATTATTTAAAATATGGAAAAGATGCGGGAAGATTAATACCAAGTCTTGGTGATGGTTATGATTTAGATGAATTAAATTCTTATATTGATCCAAAAAGAGACTTTTTATTTAACTATTTAGGAATTAAAACTTTATATGATAGATATTTAATCAAAAATAATCAAGGTGATCCAATAGAGTTACCACAGCATATGTTTATGGCAATTGCTATGTTTTTAGCTCAAAATGAAACAAATAAACAAGAGTGTGCAAAAGAGTTTTATGATGTTATTTCTAAATTTGAAGTAATGCTTGCAACTCCAACACTATCAAATGCTAGAACAAATAGACACCAATTATCTTCTTGTTATATTGGAAGTTCTCCTGATAATATTGAGGGAATTTTTGATGGTTACAAAGAGATGGCACTTTTATCAAAATTTGGTGGAGGAATCGGTTGGGATTGGACACAAATTAGAGCTTTAGGTGGAGTTATTGATAACCACAAAAGTGCAGCTGGTGGAACGGTACCATTCTTAAAAATTACAAATGATATTGCACTTGCAGTTGACCAACTTGGAACTAGAAAAGGTGCAATTGCTGTTTACCTTGAGCCTTGGCATATGGATATTGTAGATTTTATAGATTTAAAGAAAAACTCAGGTGAAGAAAGAAGAAGAGCCCACGATTTATTTCCAGCTTTATGGATAACAGATTTGTTTATGGAGAGAGTTTTAGAAGATTCTTATTGGACATTATTTGACCCTTATGAAGTAAAAGATTTATCAGAGTGTTATGGTGATGAGTTTAAAGCTAAATATATAGCTTATGAAAATGATGAAACTATTACAAAAAACACTATGAAAGCAAAAGATTTATGGAAAAAAGTTTTAACTTCATATTTTGAATCTGGAAGTCCATTTTTATGTTTTAAAGATACAGCAAATAAAGCTAATCCAAACTCTCATGTTGGGCATATTAGAAGTTCAAATCTTTGTACAGAGATTTTCCAAAATACAAATCCAAACCACTATTTAATCAAATTAGAGTTTGAAGATGGAATGATTGAAACTTATGAAGAAGAAGATTTAATAGTTGTAGATGGTGGAATCACTAAAAAAGCAAATAAAGTATCAGCACTTGATAGTATAAATGGTAAAAAAGTATTTATAGTTGAAAAAGAGAAAATCGATGGAGATACAGCAGTTTGTAACTTAGCTTCTGTAAATCTTTCAAGAATAAATACAAAAGAAGATATACAAAGAGTTGTACCAATAGCTATTAGAATGCTTGACAATGTTATAGATTTAAATTTCTATCCATTAAGAAAAGTAAAAGCTACAAACATGAAATCAAGAAGTATTGGTCTTGGAGTTATGGGTGAAGCTGAAATGTTAGCTGAATATAAACTAGCTTGGGGTTCAAATGAACATTTTAAAATGATTGATTCTATTATGGAAGCAATTTCATATAATGCAATTAAATCAAGTTCAGATTTAGCTATTGAAAAAGGTATTTATCCAACATTTGAAGGTTCAAAATGGAGTCAGGGTATTATGCCACATGACCATGCACCACAAGCTGTAAATGCTTTAGTAAATAAAGATTTATTTGATACGGGATATGATTGGGATAGTTTAAGAGAAAAAGTAAAAAAAGATGGAATGAGAAATGGTTATTTAATGGCAGTTGCTCCTACTTCATCTATTTCTATTTTAGTAGGAACTACACAAGCTATAGAGCCAGTTTATAAAAGAAAATGGTTTGAAGAAAACTTATCAGGATTAATTCCTGTTGTTGTTCCAAAACTAAGCCCAGAAACTTGGAATTATTATACACCTGCTTTTGAAATTGACCAATTACAAGTTATAAAAGCAGCTGCAATTAGACAAAAATGGATAGACCAAGGTCAATCTACAAATATTTTTATGAGCTTAGATAAAGCAAGTGGAAAATATTTACACGAAATTTATACATTAGCTTGGAAACTTGGACTTAAATCGACTTATTATTTAAGAAGCCAATCTCCTGAGGCAAAAAATGATGTAGAAGATAGAAGTATGGAGTGTGCGGGTTGTCAATAA
- a CDS encoding ribonucleotide-diphosphate reductase subunit beta produces the protein MERKTIYNPDSKESLNDRRIFGGNSDGMINFTKMKYQWALNLWDTMEANTWFPKEVQMTGDAKDYKFLTPAEKRMYDLVLSQLIFMDSLQTNNLMDNINPYITAPEINACLSRQSYEEANHSKSYAVMVESISDNTDLIYDMWKNDAKLREKNNYIADVYKNLSGEITDEKIVLALFANQILEGLYFYAGFAAIYALGKSGKMLGSSQMIRFIQRDEVTHLLLFQNMINSVRKERPELFTAQLEETVRAMFRKAVELESAWGAYITQGQILGFTDAIIKQYIQYLADKRLEAVGYKPEYNVKHPIPWVDGYASFNDQRTNFFEGNVVNYSKGSIDFDDF, from the coding sequence ATGGAGAGAAAAACCATATATAACCCAGACTCAAAAGAGAGTTTAAACGATAGAAGAATTTTTGGTGGAAATAGTGATGGAATGATTAATTTTACTAAAATGAAATATCAGTGGGCACTAAATTTATGGGATACAATGGAAGCAAATACTTGGTTTCCAAAAGAAGTTCAAATGACAGGTGATGCAAAAGATTATAAATTTTTAACACCCGCTGAAAAAAGAATGTATGATTTAGTTTTATCTCAACTTATTTTTATGGATTCTTTACAAACAAATAACCTAATGGACAATATAAATCCATACATCACAGCTCCTGAAATAAATGCTTGTTTAAGTAGACAATCTTATGAAGAAGCAAATCATAGTAAATCTTATGCAGTTATGGTTGAGTCTATTTCTGATAATACAGATTTGATTTATGATATGTGGAAAAATGATGCAAAATTAAGAGAAAAAAACAACTATATCGCTGATGTTTATAAAAATCTTTCAGGTGAAATCACAGATGAAAAAATTGTTTTAGCACTTTTTGCAAATCAGATTTTAGAAGGTTTATATTTTTATGCAGGTTTTGCAGCTATTTATGCTCTTGGAAAATCAGGAAAAATGCTTGGAAGTTCACAGATGATTAGGTTTATACAAAGAGATGAAGTTACTCACCTTTTACTTTTCCAAAATATGATAAATTCAGTTAGAAAAGAGAGACCTGAACTTTTTACAGCACAACTTGAAGAGACTGTAAGAGCTATGTTTAGAAAGGCTGTAGAACTTGAATCTGCTTGGGGAGCATATATCACTCAAGGACAAATTCTAGGATTTACAGATGCAATTATCAAACAATATATACAATACCTAGCTGATAAAAGACTTGAAGCAGTTGGATATAAACCAGAATACAATGTAAAACACCCTATTCCATGGGTTGATGGTTATGCAAGTTTCAATGACCAAAGAACGAATTTCTTTGAAGGGAATGTTGTAAATTACAGTAAGGGAAGTATAGATTTCGATGATTTCTAA
- a CDS encoding acyl-CoA thioesterase, whose translation MFTEIIKPRFLETDALGHINNNTYGVWFEAARDDIFHIFMPKANIKEWNLIMAHSSFDFLKEVFWGKEVIIKTGISKLGNSSIELCHAVYQEGKLCTTGKCVLIHYDFTTKVAVRIPDNIRIELEKHLFMKPWSATLEELED comes from the coding sequence ATGTTCACAGAAATAATAAAACCAAGATTTTTGGAAACAGATGCCCTAGGGCACATAAATAACAATACTTATGGGGTGTGGTTTGAAGCAGCACGTGATGATATATTTCATATATTTATGCCAAAAGCAAATATTAAAGAGTGGAATCTAATCATGGCTCATAGCTCTTTTGATTTTCTAAAAGAGGTATTTTGGGGTAAAGAAGTTATTATAAAAACTGGTATTAGTAAGCTTGGAAACTCTTCTATAGAATTATGCCATGCAGTTTATCAAGAGGGAAAACTATGTACTACTGGAAAATGTGTTTTAATTCATTATGATTTTACTACAAAAGTAGCTGTAAGAATTCCTGATAATATAAGAATAGAGTTAGAAAAGCATCTTTTTATGAAGCCTTGGTCAGCAACTTTAGAAGAATTAGAAGATTAA
- a CDS encoding VOC family protein, with amino-acid sequence MIKVNRLDHLVLTVKDIDKTVDFYTKVLGMEKEIFKENRVALKFANQKINLHKLGNEFEPKAFNVKSGSADLCFIIDIPLIEAKNYIELLGIKIEEGIVSRTGAMGEIESIYLRDPDKNLIELSNYKN; translated from the coding sequence ATGATAAAAGTAAATAGATTAGATCATTTAGTTCTGACAGTAAAGGATATAGATAAAACTGTAGATTTTTACACAAAAGTTTTAGGTATGGAAAAAGAGATATTTAAAGAAAATAGAGTAGCTTTAAAATTTGCTAATCAAAAGATAAATCTTCATAAATTAGGAAATGAATTTGAGCCAAAAGCTTTTAATGTGAAAAGTGGCAGTGCAGATTTATGTTTTATTATTGATATTCCTTTAATTGAAGCAAAAAATTATATAGAATTACTAGGAATAAAAATTGAAGAGGGAATAGTAAGTAGAACAGGTGCTATGGGAGAGATAGAATCTATTTATTTACGTGACCCTGATAAAAACTTGATAGAATTATCAAATTATAAAAACTAA
- a CDS encoding dienelactone hydrolase family protein — translation MKKLIFTALSLSSFVFAQNITYKIDGKDYEGYYKSPSKDAPLVYMVHDWDGITDYEIKRANMLNELGYAVFAVDLYGKGIRPTELEDKKAMTKSLYENRTEMRKRLDVGLEEAKKLGANTQNAVGMGYCFGGSSILEFARSGKDLKAFIPFHGNLATPEGQDYKNTKGKVVVFHGTADTVVPMSEFSDLAVELEKTAIEHEMITYSKAPHAFSVFGSPNYREDADKKSWKRFTEVLEETLK, via the coding sequence ATGAAAAAATTAATTTTTACTGCTTTGAGTTTAAGCTCATTTGTATTTGCACAAAATATTACATATAAAATTGATGGAAAAGATTATGAAGGATATTATAAGTCACCATCAAAAGATGCACCTTTAGTTTATATGGTTCACGATTGGGACGGTATAACTGATTATGAGATTAAAAGAGCAAATATGCTAAATGAGTTAGGATATGCAGTTTTTGCAGTGGATTTATATGGAAAAGGTATAAGACCAACAGAACTTGAAGATAAAAAAGCTATGACAAAATCTCTTTATGAAAATAGAACTGAAATGAGAAAAAGATTAGATGTTGGACTAGAAGAAGCAAAAAAACTAGGAGCTAACACTCAAAATGCAGTAGGAATGGGATACTGTTTTGGTGGAAGTTCTATTTTAGAATTTGCAAGAAGTGGAAAGGATTTAAAAGCTTTTATTCCATTTCATGGAAATTTAGCAACACCTGAGGGACAAGATTACAAAAATACAAAAGGAAAAGTTGTAGTTTTTCACGGAACAGCTGATACGGTTGTTCCTATGAGTGAGTTTTCTGATTTAGCAGTTGAGTTAGAAAAAACAGCAATTGAGCATGAAATGATAACTTATAGCAAAGCTCCTCATGCCTTTTCTGTATTTGGTTCACCAAATTATAGGGAAGATGCTGATAAAAAATCTTGGAAAAGATTTACTGAAGTTTTAGAAGAGACTTTAAAATAA
- a CDS encoding CYTH domain-containing protein, whose amino-acid sequence MALEIERKYLVDLKKLGTLPIGNRIKQGYLSTNKEAVVRVRIKNDKAYLTIKGSNIGASRLEFEYEIPLDEANEMLDKLCQKPVIDKTRYLIEYENHTFELDIFYGENEGLVVVEVELSSEDETIKLPSWIKEEVTSDERYYNSNLMKNPYKNWKK is encoded by the coding sequence ATGGCTTTAGAAATAGAGAGAAAATATTTAGTTGATTTGAAAAAACTCGGAACTTTACCAATTGGAAATAGAATAAAACAAGGTTATTTATCAACAAATAAAGAGGCAGTTGTAAGAGTGCGGATTAAAAATGATAAAGCATATCTAACAATAAAAGGCTCAAATATTGGAGCTAGTAGATTAGAGTTTGAATATGAAATTCCCTTAGATGAAGCAAATGAGATGCTAGATAAACTTTGTCAAAAACCAGTTATTGATAAAACTAGATATTTAATTGAGTATGAAAATCATACTTTTGAACTAGATATTTTTTATGGAGAAAATGAAGGTTTAGTTGTTGTTGAAGTTGAATTAAGTAGTGAAGATGAGACTATAAAACTTCCTTCTTGGATAAAAGAAGAAGTTACCTCTGATGAAAGATATTACAACTCAAATTTGATGAAAAATCCATATAAAAATTGGAAAAAATAA